A genomic segment from Juglans regia cultivar Chandler chromosome 14, Walnut 2.0, whole genome shotgun sequence encodes:
- the LOC109012316 gene encoding beta-galactosidase — protein MAQSACTPMASLAGQRDFPSDNGYKVWEDQSFIKWRKRDPHVTLHCHDSVEGSLKFWYERNKVDFVVANSAVWNDDAVRGSLDSAAFWVKGLPFVKSLSGYWNFFLAANPNSVPVNFYDTEFQDSEWQTLPVPSNWQMHGFDRPIYTNVIYPFPLDPPSILVDNPTGCYRTYFNIPKEWKGRRILLHFEAVDSAFYAWVNGVPIGYSQDSRLPAEFEITEYCHPFESDSKNVLAVQVFRWSDGSYLEDQDHWWLSGIHRDVLLLAKPQVFIADYFFKSELAENFSCADVQVEVKIDNSQETSKDGVLTNYTIEAALYETGSWYNFNGYSDLLSSNVANIKPTPSTASLGFHGYVLAGRIEMPRLWSAEQPNLYALVVILKDASGHVLDCESCLVGIRQVSKAPKQLLVNGHPVIIRGVNRHEHHPRLGKTNIESCMVKDLLVMKQNNINAVRNSHYPQHPRWYELCNLFGMYMIDEANIETHGFDLSQRVKHPTSEPSWAAAMMDRVIGMVERDKNHACIISWSLGNESGYGPNHSALAGWVRGRDLSRVVHYEGGGSRTSSTDIICPMYMRVWDIVKIAKDPSETRPLILCEYSHSMGNSNGNIHEYWEAIDSTFGLQGGFIWEWVDQALLKDGADGRKHWAYGGDFGDVPNDLNFCLNGLTWPDRTPHPALLEVKYVYQPIKVSLKEGKLQITNTQFYETTKGLEFSWIANGDGRELGTGILSLPLIGPQSSFDIEWQSGPWYSLWASSFAEEFFLTIYAKLLHPTRWVEAGHVISSTQVQLPGKREIVPHVIKTTDATFLVEVLGDTVRVRQQNFWEIELNTQTGTIESWKVEGVTVMKKGIFPCFWRAPTDNDKGGGADSYLSKWKAAHMDSLLYIKENCSVQNTTDKLVKIVVGFIAVPTDEKHSIPESGKANALFKIDMIYTIYGSGDVIVECKVKPNSSNLPPLPRVGLEFHLEESMNNIKWYGKGPFECYPDRKAAAHVGFYEQKVGDMHVPYIVPGECSGRADVRWVTFQSKDGCGIYASIYGSSPPMQMSASYYTTAELERATHNEELIEGDNIEVHLDHKHMGVGGDDSWSPCVHDKYLIPALPYSFSIRLCPITRATSGHDIYKSQLQS, from the exons ATg GCACAGAGTGCATGTACTCCGATGGCCTCTTTGGCTGGGCAGCGTGATTTTCCATCGGATAATGGATACAAGGTCTGGGAGGACCAGTCTTTTATCaagtggaggaagagagaccctCATGTTACTTTGCATTGTCATGATTCCGTTGAAG GATCTCTTAAATTCTGGTACGAGCGCAACAAAGTGGATTTTGTGGTAGCCAATTCTGCTGTTTGGAATGATGATGCTGTTCGTGGATCTCTTGATAGTGCTGCTTTTTGGGTCAAGGGCTTGCCGTTTGTTAAGTCTTTATCTGGATACTGGAATTTTTTCTTGGCTGCCAATCCTAATAGTGTCCCTGTGAATTTTTATGACACTGAGTTTCAGGATTCTGAGTGGCAAACTTTGCCAG TTCCTTCAAATTGGCAGATGCATGGATTTGATCGGCCTATTTATACAAATGTCATATATCCATTTCCTCTGGATCCTCCTTCTATTCTTGTGGACAATCCCACGGGTTGCTATAGAACGTACTTTAATATTCCTAAAGAATGGAAGG GTCGTAGGATTTTGTTGCATTTTGAAGCTGTTGATTCTGCCTTTTACGCATGGGTAAATGGGGTTCCTATAGGATATAG TCAGGATAGTAGACTACCTGCAGAATTTGAAATCACTGAATATTGTCATCCCTTCGAGTCGGACTCTAAGAATGTTCTAGCTGTTCAAGTATTTAGATGGAGCGACGGCTCTTACCTTGAAGATCAGGATCATTGGTGGTTATCTGGGATTCATCGTGATGTACTTCTTCTAGCCAAGCCACAG GTATTCATTGCtgactattttttcaaatcagaGCTGGCAGAAAATTTTTCTTGTGCAGATGTACAG GTTGAAGTGAAAATAGACAACTCCCAAGAAACATCAAAAGACGGTGTCCTTACGAACTACACCATAGAAGCTGCATTATATGAAACTGGGAGCTGGTACAACTTTAATGGATATTCCGATCTCCTTTCATCTAATGTGGCTAATATAAAGCCCACTCCCTCCACTGCAAGTCTAGGATTCCATGGTTATGTGCTTGCTGGGAGAATTGAAATGCCAAGGCTTTGGTCTGCGGAGCAA CCTAATCTGTATGCACTGGTTGTCATCCTGAAAGATGCAtctggacatgtacttgactgcGAATCATGCCTAGTAGGCATAAGACAAGTATCTAAAGCTCCTAAACAGCTACTCGTTAATGGGCATCCTGTTATAATTAGAGGTGTGAACAGGCATGAACATCACCCACGTCTGGGGAAGACGAACATAGAGTCTTGCATGGTTAAG GATTTGCTTGTAATGAAGCAAAACAACATCAATGCAGTGAGAAACAGCCATTACCCTCAACATCCCCGTTGGTACGAGTTGTGTAATTTGTTTGGCATGTACATGATAGATGAAGCAAATATTGAGACACATGGTTTTGATCTATCTCAACGTGTGAAGCATCCTACTTCTGAACCAAGTTGGGCTGCTGCCATGATGGATCGTGTAATAGGCATGGTAGAGAGAGAcaaaaatcatgcatgcattatttcTTGGTCCTTAGGAAATGAATCTGGATATGGCCCTAATCATTCGGCATTAGCTG GTTGGGTGCGAGGGAGGGATCTCTCACGGGTAGTGCACTATGAAGGAGGTGGATCTAGAACCTCATCTACTGATATTATATGCCCCATGTATATGCGTGTTTGGGACATAGTGAAGATTGCAAAAGATCCAAGTGAAACACGCCCTTTGATACTTTGCGA GTATTCACACTCCATGGGAAACAGCAATGGAAATATACATGAATATTGGGAAGCAATTGATAGCACATTTGGTCTCCAAGGAGGCTTTATCTGGGAGTGGGTTGATCAG GCACTATTGAAGGATGGTGCAGATGGTAGAAAGCATTGGGCATATGGAGGTGACTTTGGAGATGTTCCTAATGATCTCAACTTCTGTTTGAATGGCCTTACATGGCCAGATCGAACTCCTCATCCTGCACTGCTTG AGGTCAAGTATGTCTATCAACCGATCAAGGTTTCTTTAAAGGAAGGAAAACTTCAG ATAACAAACACTCAATTTTATGAAACAACTAAAGGATTGGAATTTAGCTGGATTGCTAATGGGGATGGTCGTGAACTTGGAACTGGAATTCTATCTCTTCCCTTGATAGGACCACAGAGCAGTTTTGATATTGAATGGCAATCAGGTCCATGGTATTCTTTGTGGGCTTCATCTTTTGCAGAAGAATTTTTTCTGACAATATATGCTAAGCTTTTGCACCCCACTCGCTGGGTCGAGGCTGGTCATGTTATTTCATCTACACAAGTACAGTTGCCTGGCAAAAGAGAGATTGTTCCTCAT GTCATCAAAACTACAGATGCTACCTTCCTTGTTGAAGTTCTTGGAGATACAGTAAGAGTGAGGCAACAGAACTTTTGGGAGATAGAATTGAATACTCAGACAGGAACAATTGAAAGCTGGAAG GTTGAAGGAGTTACTGTGATGAAGAAAGGCATATTTCCATGCTTCTGGCGAGCACCTACTGATAATGACAAAGGGGGAGGTGCAGATAGTTATTTATCCAAGTGGAAAGCTGCCCATATGGATAGCCTCCTctatattaaagaaaattgttCTGTACAGAATACGACAGACAAGCTTGTGAAAATAGTAGTGGGATTTATTGCTGTCCCAACGGATGAAAAGCATTCTATACCCGAGTCGGGGAAGGCAAATGCTTTATtcaaaattgatatgatttacaCAATTTATGGTTCTGGGGACGTCATTGTGGAATGCAAGGTAAAACCAAATTCTTCAAATCTTCCACCTTTGCCACGTGTGGGACTTGAGTTCCATTTGGAGGAGTCAATGAACAATATAAAGTGGTATGGAAAAGGGCCATTTGAATGTTATCCAGATAGAAAAGCAGCTGCACATGTTGGGTTCTATGAGCAGAAAGTGGGTGACATGCATGTTCCTTATATTGTTCCTGGGGAATGTTCTGGCAGGGCAGATGTTAGATGGGTGACATTTCAAAGCAAAGATGGATGTGGGATTTATGCTTCAATCTATGGAAGCTCTCCTCCCATGCAAATGAGTGCAAGTTACTACACCACAGCAGAGCTTGAGCGGGCAACTCACAATGAAGAGCTTATTGAAGGAGACAACATTGAG GTTCACCTCGACCACAAGCACATGGGAGTGGGCGGAGACGATAGCTGGTCCCCTTGTGTCCATGACAAGTATCTGATTCCTGCTTTACCTTACTCATTCTCCATCAGGTTGTGTCCAATAACCAGAGCCACCTCTGGTCACGACATTTACAAGTCTCAGCTTCAAAGCTAA